From one Acidobacteriota bacterium genomic stretch:
- a CDS encoding type II toxin-antitoxin system HicB family antitoxin — translation MSDYHINLFYSDEDEGWIADIPDLEACSAFGQTPEEALREVTIARDAWLAAAREAGGTIPEPRYRPVIYQT, via the coding sequence ATGAGTGACTACCACATCAACCTGTTCTACAGCGACGAAGATGAGGGATGGATCGCTGACATCCCGGATCTGGAGGCATGCTCCGCATTCGGTCAGACGCCTGAGGAGGCGTTACGTGAGGTAACGATTGCACGGGACGCATGGCTTGCTGCTGCCAGGGAAGCCGGGGGAACAATCCCTGAACCTCGCTATCGTCCTGTGATCTACCAGACCTAG